The Silvanigrella paludirubra genome includes a window with the following:
- the tssK gene encoding type VI secretion system baseplate subunit TssK — protein sequence MIQKDLGFSIIPKAVNWKEGNVLHPSVLYYEFQRIDIINKQRFLIENPNFYGIHKIKIEEDDLQYNIFKIKEIECIFSDGTLFCKNFENEYELKIDLNQYKNNPIEETYIFLSIPECSPKNFVFGEQDSRYKSSKTQSLNDWENEEKQFITLDENVFLDMDTHPPVNCAFLPLGKIKIDDGVIHFLEYIPPSLSIKSSDKLYQTSLSLIEFMRNKLDILNQDIDFIKNTENFLSYIEKTQLNINLKHAISNIESIMQLKSTTPEILYKECCVALSLISSINQIFENVENTIYDHTNIKYVFDNIISKIQNSLEQEISEKYRTYRFNKKDNIFFINLNYKLPEFIKVSIKKQANTKDEEILEWIKTALICEKTDMEFNLEKRAIGFERKQEFLNPDIIVKKDFITFNIQTKVIENKIDNVIIVTQSNSLLNKFEPEEIYLYQEKVS from the coding sequence ATGATACAAAAAGATCTTGGATTTTCAATAATACCAAAAGCAGTAAACTGGAAAGAAGGTAATGTCCTTCATCCATCGGTATTATATTATGAATTTCAAAGAATTGACATAATTAATAAACAACGTTTTTTAATTGAAAATCCAAATTTTTATGGGATTCATAAAATTAAAATTGAAGAAGATGATTTACAATATAATATTTTTAAAATTAAAGAAATTGAGTGTATTTTTTCCGATGGCACTTTGTTTTGTAAAAATTTTGAAAATGAATATGAACTTAAAATTGATTTAAATCAGTATAAAAATAATCCAATAGAAGAAACTTATATTTTTCTTTCTATCCCAGAATGTTCACCAAAGAATTTTGTTTTTGGAGAACAGGACTCTCGTTACAAATCATCTAAAACTCAAAGTCTTAATGATTGGGAAAACGAAGAAAAACAATTTATTACATTAGACGAAAACGTATTTTTAGATATGGATACTCATCCACCTGTAAATTGTGCCTTTTTACCACTCGGAAAAATTAAAATTGATGATGGTGTCATTCATTTTTTAGAATATATTCCACCAAGTCTTTCTATAAAATCAAGCGATAAATTATATCAAACTTCTTTAAGCTTAATTGAATTTATGAGAAATAAACTTGATATTTTAAATCAAGATATAGATTTCATTAAGAACACAGAAAACTTTTTAAGCTATATTGAAAAAACTCAATTAAATATAAATTTAAAACATGCCATCTCAAATATTGAATCTATTATGCAATTAAAATCAACAACACCAGAAATTTTATACAAAGAATGCTGTGTTGCTTTATCATTAATTAGTTCAATCAATCAAATTTTTGAGAATGTAGAAAATACAATCTATGACCATACAAATATAAAATATGTTTTTGATAATATTATTTCTAAAATTCAGAACTCCTTAGAGCAAGAAATTTCAGAAAAATATAGAACATATCGTTTTAACAAAAAAGATAATATATTCTTTATCAATTTAAATTATAAACTTCCTGAGTTTATAAAAGTTTCAATTAAAAAACAAGCAAACACAAAAGACGAAGAAATATTAGAGTGGATTAAAACTGCTCTTATTTGTGAAAAAACAGATATGGAATTTAATTTAGAAAAAAGAGCAATAGGTTTTGAAAGAAAACAAGAGTTTTTAAACCCAGATATTATTGTTAAAAAAGATTTCATAACATTTAATATTCAAACTAAGGTTATTGAAAATAAAATTGATAACGTAATTATAGTTACACAATCAAATTCATTACTAAATAAGTTTGAACCAGAAGAAATTTACTTATATCAAGAGAAAGTATCATGA
- a CDS encoding DotU family type IV/VI secretion system protein, with protein MINSNLVINDIFSDINKFIDESISKLNEHIYDAVNTDLFNSIDCEEKVKNLKNDLIVYFKNKQKYLKQNRRSSDIKIIDEIVFTIICFFDETFICLNWNGRQFWRLDSIEKALYTSQAGGDLIFNTIEKLIQEKNSKDAELAKIYYTLLKLGFKGKYRELDFTEKYEELTEKLREIFSDSTSIGKEFEKPSYLVTRNKYENFIKKELIYLTIKYIFVGIVVSFLIGEIYWHIMLKLN; from the coding sequence ATGATAAATTCAAACCTAGTAATCAATGATATTTTTTCTGATATAAATAAATTTATAGATGAATCTATATCAAAATTAAATGAACATATATATGATGCAGTCAATACGGATTTATTCAATTCAATTGATTGTGAAGAAAAAGTTAAAAATTTAAAAAATGATTTAATAGTATATTTTAAAAATAAACAAAAATATTTAAAGCAAAACAGAAGATCATCTGACATAAAAATTATTGACGAAATCGTCTTCACAATAATTTGCTTTTTTGATGAAACTTTTATTTGTTTAAATTGGAATGGAAGACAGTTTTGGCGATTAGATTCTATTGAAAAAGCTCTTTACACTTCACAAGCAGGTGGAGATCTTATTTTTAATACGATCGAAAAATTAATACAAGAAAAAAACTCGAAAGACGCTGAACTTGCAAAAATTTATTATACATTGTTGAAACTTGGTTTTAAAGGAAAATACCGTGAACTCGATTTTACTGAAAAATATGAAGAGCTAACAGAGAAACTAAGAGAAATATTTTCAGATTCCACAAGTATTGGCAAAGAATTCGAAAAACCCTCTTATTTAGTGACAAGAAATAAATATGAGAATTTTATAAAAAAAGAATTAATTTATTTAACAATAAAATATATTTTTGTTGGAATTGTTGTTTCTTTTTTAATTGGTGAAATATACTGGCATATTATGCTTAAACTTAACTAA